One Setaria viridis chromosome 7, Setaria_viridis_v4.0, whole genome shotgun sequence genomic region harbors:
- the LOC117864473 gene encoding eukaryotic translation initiation factor 3 subunit H — protein sequence MANPAAPGGMKSFLQAVSKVTEEAPTPLRVVQMEGLAVLKIIKHCEEFAPALVTGQLLGLDVGSVLEVTNCFPFPIREDDDEADADGANYQLEMMRCLREVNVDNNTIGWYQSCLLGSFQTVELIETFMNYQESIRRCVCIVYDPSRSSQGVLALKALKLTDSFMDLYRNNGLTGEKLREKKLSWVDIFEEIPIKVSNSALVSAFMKELEPESPVTQCDFDRLKLSTAPFMERNLEFLIGCMDDLSSEQNKFQYYYRNVSRQQSQQAAWLQKRRQENMARKAAGEEPLPEEDPSNPIFKPVPEPSRLEGYLVTNQISSYCNHINGVAGQNFNRLYLMKALHED from the exons ATGGCGAATC cagcggcgccgggaGGAATGAAGTCGTTCCTGCAGGCTGTGTCTAAGGTCACCGAGGAGGCGCCGACGCCGCTGCGCGTCGTCCAGATGGAAGGCCTG GCCGTACTGAAGATCATTAAGCACTGTGAAGAGTTTGCACCTGCTCTGGTCACAGGTCAACTGCTTGGTTTGGATGTTGGCAGTGTTCTGGAAGTGACCAACTGTTTCCCCTTCCCT ATCagagaggatgatgatgaagcagATGCTGATGGTGCAAATTACCAGCTTGAGATGATGAGGTGCTTGAGGGAAGTTAATGTTGACAATAATACTATTGGATG GTATCAGTCTTGCTTGCTTGGATCTTTTCAAACCGTGGAACTGATTGAAACATTTATGAACTACCAG GAGAGTATCAGGAGATGTGTGTGCATTGTCTATGACCCATCTAGGTCTAGTCAAGGAGTGCTAGCTCTCAAAGCCCTGAAACTTACAGACTCATTTATGGATCTTTACCGTAACAATGGTTTAACTGGAGAGAA GTTAAGAGAGAAGAAATTGTCATGGGTTGATATTTTTGAGGAGATACCG ATTAAAGTTTCCAACTCAGCACTTGTCAGTGCCTTCATGAAGGAGCTGGAACCTGAGTCACCTGTTACTCAG TGTGACTTCGACAGACTAAAATTGTCAACTGCTCCCTTTATGGAAAGGAACTTGGAATTTCTAATTGGGTGCATGGATGACCTTTCATCAGAGCAGAACAAG TTCCAATATTATTACCGCAACGTCTCAAGACAGCAGTCACAGCAGGCGGCATGGCTTCAAAAGAGAAG GCAAGAGAACATGGCGAGAAAAGCTGCTGGTGAGGAGCCATTGCCTGAAGAAGATCCATCCAATCCTATCTTCAAGCCCGTTCCTGAGCCATCACGATTGGAGGGCTATCTTGTTACCAATCAGATCTCTAGCTACTGCAACCATATCAACGG GGTTGCTGGTCAGAATTTCAACAGGCTATACCTGATGAAGGCCCTGCATGAGGACTAG